A part of Aspergillus flavus chromosome 5, complete sequence genomic DNA contains:
- a CDS encoding putative proteasome regulatory particle subunit, with protein MERLGRMLQAAQSMGMGGAAPGGDTPNLIDNSETVHISSLALLKMLRHGRAGVPMEVMGLMLGEFVDEYTVRVVDVFAMPQSGTGVSVEAVDPVFQTKMMDMLRQTGRPETVVGWYHSHPGFGCWLSSVDINTQQSFEQLTPRAVAVVVDPIQSVKGKVVIDAFRLIQPQTVVMGQEPRQTTSNLGHLNKPSIQALIHGLNRHYYSIAINYRKTGLEENMLMNLHKHVWTEALQMKDFHEEGEHNVDRMKQLVSLAEGYEKRVKEETELSKEQLKTRYVGKVDPKKHIEDVSQQLIEDNIVAVSRQMIDKEASVARQSNGKGAQNGASMEVDEDL; from the exons ATGGAGCGACTTGGTCGGATGCTTCAGGCTGCCCAAAGCATGGGCATGGGTGGTGCTGCCCCCGGTGGT gATACCCCTAACCTGATCGATAACTCCGAAACAGTACATATCTCATCGTTGGCTCTGCTGAAGATGTTGCGACATGGTCGGGCAGGTGTACCTATGGAAGTCATGGGTCTGATGTTGGGAGAGTTCGTGGATGAATATACAGTTCGAGTAGTGGATGTGTTCGCGATGCCTCAGAGTGGTACTGGTGTTAGTGTCGAAGCTGTGGACCCCGTCTTTCAGACCAAGATGATGGACATGCTCCGCCAAACAGGACG ACCAGAAACCGTTGTTGGCTGGTATCACTCTCACCCTGGTTTTGGCTGCTGGCTCTCATCTGTCGATATCAACACCCAGCAATCCTTCGAGCAGCTCACCCCGCGCGCTGTCGCCGTTGTCGTTGACCCTATCCAGTCCGTCAAGGGCAAAGTTGTTATTGATGCTTTCCGACTTATTCAACCCCAGACTGTGGTCATGGGTCAGGAGCCTCGGCAAACCACATCCAATTTGGGTCACCTGAATAAGCCGTCGATCCAAGCACTCATCCACGGCCTGAACAGGCACTACTACAGCATTGCTATCAATTACCGTAAGACAGGGTTGGAGGAGAACATGTTGATGAATCTGCATAAGCATGTTTGGACGGAAGCCTTGCAGATGAAGGATTTCCATGAGGAAGGCGAGCACAACGTCGACCGCATGAAGCAGCTCGTCAGCCTCGCCGAGGGCTACGAAAAGCGAGTTAAAGAAGAAACGGAACTCAGCAAGGAGCAGCTCAAGACAAGATATGTCGGAAAGGTCGATCCCAAGAAGC ACATCGAGGATGTAAGTCAGCAGTTGATTGAAGATAATATTGTCGCAGTCTCGCGGCAGATGATCGATAAGGAAGCCTCAGTTGCCAGGCAATCAAATGGAAAAGGCGCTCAAAACGGTGCCAGTATGGAGGTGGATGAAGACCTATAG
- a CDS encoding 60S ribosomal protein uL14 (60S ribosomal protein L23): protein MSGRGRGSSGNKLKMSLGLPCGAVMNCCDNSGARNLYIISVKGTGARLNRLPAAGVGDMVMATVKKGKPELRKKVMPAVVVRQSKPWRRPDGIYLYFEDNAGVIVNAKGEMKGSAITGPVGKEAAELWPRIASNSGVVM, encoded by the exons ATGTCTGGAAGAGG TCGTGGTTCCTCGGGCAACAAGCTCAAGATGTCGCTCGGTCTGCCTTG CGGCGCCGTCATGAACTGCTGCGACAACTCCGGTGCCCGTAACCTTTACATCATCTCCGTTAAGGGTACCGGTGCCCGCCTCAACCGTCTCCCCGCCGCTGGTGTCGGTGACATGGTCATGGCCACCgtcaagaagggaaagccCGAGCTCCGTAAGAAGGTCATGCCCGCCGTTGTCGTCCGTCAGAGCAAGCCCTGGAGACGTCCCGATGGTATCTACCTCTACTTCGAGGACAACGCTGGTGTC ATCGTCAACGCCAAGGGTGAGATGAAGGGATCCGCCATCACCGGCCCCGTCGGAAAGGAGGCTGCTGAGCTCTGGCCT CGTATCGCTTCCAACTCTGGTGTTGTCATGTAA
- a CDS encoding C6 transcription factor — protein MPPATAQSSSATQKLVTPGFNAGARPYRSHKVRACDLCRKRKSRCTVDIPGQSCLLCRVQGADCHYQEETNHDTSIANGPDPKRWSVDNSSESLPSGQKRKRTPHSDSPPSRPRESTSTLPRASSVVDSRGNETRRQGIEDPHNESVHIVGPVVADDAQVIEKFMPPEHSNTNEDPNSHPYNVYSNDPRKPILYTTISRRRQGMRVGIPPGENQKEILEQILGPFRRDLVRLFIDRFNVAFPIFDGDSFWEAYISEVPGEPPASLICQVYSMSLVYWKHVPKLACHPKPDVRYAVNMTVAALHEEFSAPGLSTISCALIDLTGRPIFSMTGNAISCGRMISLAHCLGLNRDPSHWKISQREKDHRIRLWWGVVIHDRWGSFGHGVPPQIAKNQYDVPLPTIDGLLSPNGRTNERVRAAHCHIALCRLTEILGELMPLVYGLQHRVSRETSKRLRQIRTDLDMWEDSLPDWLKSPASTSTEERISGTSSLQLAFLAVKMLVSRVELNEVNSADTDNPEARRYFQTECRRSAEEIVQFISSLRKENFQEFWLPYSAFHLTSTATLLVRCALETTDTDVARSCINNVEMFRSILRRVREEEDWDVADMCLDHCDRILNRLPGNGSTPDLNFSGVVQPDNRLVNPAAISLPETQTNNDIVDDMMSISGTFGTMDGFPFDMTGIWDVSVFQDVNLP, from the exons ATGCCACCTGCGACTGCTCAGAGTAGTTCTGCTACTCAAAAGCTTGTCACCCCGGGATTTAACGCCGGTGCAAGGCCATACAGATCTCATAAAGTTAGGGCTTGTGACTTGTGTAGAAAGCGCAAGTCCCGATGTACGGTGGATATCCCAGGCCAGTCATGTCTCCTATGCCGAGTCCAGGGAGCAGATTGTCATTACCAAGAAGAAACCAATCACGATACGTCCATTGCTAATGGCCCCGATCCCAAGAGATGGTCCGTCGATAATTCCAGTGAAAGCCTTCCTTCTGGCCAGAAGCGCAAGCGTACCCCCCACAGCGATTCGCCTCCCAGTCGTCCACGAGAAAGTACCTCTACCCTACCCCGCGCGAGTTCCGTAGTGGACAGTCGCGGAAACGAAACCCGACGGCAAGGAATTGAAGACCCTCACAATGAATCCGTTCATATCGTTGGTCCCGTTGTTGCGGATGACGCTCAGGTAATCGAGAAGTTTATGCCTCCAGAACATTCCAATACGAACGAGGACCCTAACAGTCATCCGTACAATGTGTACTCGAACGATCCGAGAAAACCCATCCTTTATACTACTATATCTAGGCGGAGACAGGGTATGCGAGTCGGCATCCCACCTGGAGAGAACCAGAAAGAAATTCTTGAACAAATACTTGGGCCTTTCAGGCGTGATCTAGTTAGGCT CTTTATAGACAGGTTCAACGTAGCGTTCCCAATCTTTGATGGTGACAGCTTCTGGGAGGCATACATTTCAGAAGTCCCAGGCGAACCACCAGCGTCTCTTATATGTCAGGTCTATTCCATGTCGCTTGTCTACTGGAAACATGTGCCGAAGCTTGCCTGCCACCCCAAACCGGATGTCCGATATGCAGTCAACATGACTGTGGCTGCTCTCCACGAAGAATTTTCTGCCCCAGGCTTGTCGACTATAAGTTGTGCGTTGATTGATCTAACCGGGCGGCCAATTTTCTCCATGACCGGCAATGCCATCAGTTGCGGTCGAATGATATCTCTCGCTCACTGCCTTGGCCTGAATCGAGACCCCAGCCACTGGAAGATTTCTCAGAGGGAGAAAGATCATCGCATACGGTTGTGGTGGGGTGTTGTGATACATGATCGCTG GGGGAGCTTTGGTCACGGTGTACCTCCTCAAATCGCCAAGAATCAATACGATGTCCCACTCCCCACAATTGACGGTTTATTGTCGCCGAATGGTCGCACTAACGAGCGCGTGAGGGCCGCTCACTGCCACATTGCGTTGTGTCGCTTGACAGAGATCCTTGGCGAGCTCATGCCTCTTGTGTACGGCTTGCAACACCGAGTTTCACGAGAGACTTCCAAGAGATTACGACAGATCAGAACTGATCTCGACATGTGGGAGGATTCGCTCCCTGACTGGTTGAAGTCCCCAGCAAGTACTAGTACGGAGGAACGTATCTCAGGGACAAGTAGCTTGCAGCTGGCTTTTCTGGCCGTCAAGATGCTTGTAAGCAGAGTTGAACTGAAT GAGGTCAATAGTGCAGATACCGACAACCCAGAAGCACGACGCTACTTCCAAACGGAATGCCGACGCTCCGCCGAAGAAATCGTGCAATTTATCTCTTCACTCCGGAAAGAGAACTTCCAGGAATTCTGGCTGCCCT ACAGCGCCTTCCACCTCACATCCACCGCCACTCTTCTCGTCCGCTGCGCGTTAGAAACCACAGACACGGACGTAGCTCGCTCCTGTATCAACAACGTGGAGATGTTCCGAAGTATATTGCGCCGTGtcagagaagaggaggattggGATGTAGCGGACATGTGTTTGGACCACTGCGATCGGATCCTCAACAGACTCCCTGGCAACGGAAGCACCCCTGACCTCAACTTCAGTGGTGTTGTGCAGCCTGATAATCGCTTGGTGAATCCGGCTGCGATTTCGCTTCCCGAGACGCAGACGAATAATGATATTGTTGACGACATGATGTCCATCTCGGGGACTTTTGGTACGATGGACGGTTTCCCTTTTGATATGACAGGTATCTGGGATGTCTCTGTTTTCCAGGACGTGAATTTACCATGA
- a CDS encoding histone deacetylase 1 (histone deacetylase RpdA/Rpd3), producing the protein MTSLAPLDPINANGSDRGKKVAYFYDSDVGNYAYVSGHPMKPHRIRMTHSLVMNYGLYKKMEIYRAKPASKYEMTQFHTDEYIDFLSKVTPDNMDTYAKEQSKYNVGDDCPVFDGLFEFCGISAGGSMEGAARLNRNKCDIAVNWAGGLHHAKKSEASGFCYVNDIVLGILELLRFKQRVLYVDIDVHHGDGVEEAFYTTDRVMTVSFHKYGEYFPGTGELRDIGVGQGKYYAVNFPLRDGIDDVSYKSIFEPVIKSVMEWYRPEAVVLQCGGDSLSGDRLGCFNLSMRGHANCVNFIKSFNLPTLILGGGGYTMRNVARTWAFETGILVGDPLGSELPYNDYYEYFAPDYELDVRPSNMDNANTKEYLDKIRAQVVENLKRTSFAPSVQMTDVPRDPLVEGMDDEADAILDDLDEDENKDKRFTKRRFDQYVEKPGELSDSEDEEENAANGVRRQPGIMKRRNQVNYRNLDVESGLESGMATPADASSVPDDDMDTTADAKMGDAPQTETEAPATPSVAEPPSRAEEASAAVPTEMAIDGQEQAAPSAPISRQPSPKAQDEDITMEDAGNAAPETEQQEQSVAPSEAQAEEKKPAEEKPATDKPATEPSSPADAQAPQKESVEDSGPAEASEVAETVEITETKEKSPEAPKDVPEPAKAEQESPKEVKESTGEPQEKEPTKSEA; encoded by the exons ATGACTTCCTTAGCTCCCTTGGACCCGATCAATGCCAACGGGTCAGACCGTGGCAAGAAGGTCGCATATTTCTACGACTCCGACGTTGGTAACTATGCCTACGTCTCGGGACACCCAATGAAGCCTCATCGCATAAGGATGACACATAGCTTGGTTATGAACTACGGTCTCTAtaagaaaatggaaatctAT CGCGCAAAACCAGCGTCTAAATACGAGATGACCCAATTCCACACGGATGAATATATCGACTTCCTTTCTAAAGTAACGCCGGATAACATGGACACCTACGCCAAGGAGCAAAGCAAGTATAATGTCGGTGATGATTGTCCTGTTTTCGACGGTCTTTTTGAATTCTGCGGAATTAGTGCAGGAGGTAGTATGGAGGGCGCGGCCCGACTTAATCGCAATAAATGCGACATTGCTGTCAACTGGGCTGGTGGTCTTCACCATGCGAAGAAGAGTGAAGCAAGTGGTTTCTGCTACGTGAACG ATATTGTGCTAGGCATTCTTGAGTTGTTGCGCTTCAAGCAGCGAGTGCTGTACGTCGACATTGATGTACatcatggtgatggtgttgaagaagccttcTACACTACAGATCGTGTTATGACTGTCTCTTTCCACAAATACGGAGAGTACTTCCCAGGAACTGGCGAGCTCCGCGATATCGGTGTAGGCCAGGGTAAATATTACGCCGTAAACTTTCCACTCCGCGATGGTATCGACGACGTTTCTTATAAGAGTATTTTTGAGCCCGTCATCAAGAGTGTTATGGAGTGGTACCGACCAGAAGCAGTGGTTCTCCAATGCGGTGGTGACAGTCTTTCCGGGGACCGTTTGGGGTGCTTCAACCTTAGTATGAGAGGACATGCCAACTGTGTGAACTTCATCAAGAGCTTTAATCTACCCACCTTAAttcttggaggaggaggttaCACAATGCGCAACGTTGCGCGAACCTGGGCATTTGAGACTGGTATTCTTGTTGGGGATCCTTTGGGCTCCGAGCTTCCCTACAATGATTACTACGAG TACTTTGCTCCGGATTATGAGCTGGATGTGCGGCCATCAAATATGGATAACGCCAACACGAAAGAGTATCTAGATAAGATCCGTGCGCAAGTTGTCGAGAACCTTAAGCGAACTTCGTTTGCACCTTCCGTACAGATGACGGACGTACCACGCGACCCTCTTGTAGAAGGCATGGATGATGAAGCGGATGCAATCTTGGACGATCTGGATGAGGACGAAAATAAAGACAAGCGTTTCACCAAAAGGCGATTCGATCAATATGTCGAGAAACCAGGTGAACTTAGTGATagcgaagacgaagaagagaacGCTGCCAACGGAGTCCGCCGCCAACCTGGCATAATGAAACGGAGGAACCAAGTCAACTATCGCAACCTTGATGTTGAATCTGGACTTGAGAGCGGAATGGCTACCCCCGCCGATGCTTCTTCGGTACCTGACGATGACATGGATACTACCGCCGACGCGAAGATGGGCGATGCCCCACAGACTGAAACCGAGGCACCCGCAACACCTTCCGTCGCCGAGCCACCATCAAGGGCTGAGGAGGCATCCGCAGCAGTACCAACGGAAATGGCGATTGATGGTCAAGAGCAAGCAGCTCCCTCTGCGCCTATTTCTCGCCAGCCGTCCCCCAAGGCacaggatgaagatatcaCCATGGAAGACGCGGGCAACGCTGCGCCCGAAACagagcagcaggagcaaTCCGTAGCGCCAAGTGAGGCCCaggcagaagaaaagaagcccGCTGAAGAAAAACCAGCTACGGACAAACCTGCAACAGAGCCGTCCTCTCCAGCCGATGCACAGGCCCCTCAGAAGGAGTCCGTAGAGGACTCAGGGCCAGCTGAAGCAAGTGAGGTAGCGGAAACAGTAGAGATAACTgagaccaaagaaaagagcccAGAAGCTCCTAAGGATGTGCCTGAGCCAGCCAAAGCAGAGCAGGAATCACCCAAGGAAGTAAAGGAATCAACTGGTGAACCTCAAGAGAAGGAGCCCACCAAGAGCGAGGCATAG
- a CDS encoding TFIIF-interacting CTD phosphatase (import inner membrane translocase subunit tim50) has product MLSRAVLPLTRPNTLASAVRLSALPITHSRWYAKNNKPKAPYKLPESVKSPKADQSSQQEYSASQAEFDTNADAQRNTANQTAESAESSQTGAEKAAPQQPLPDLTQGIPSTLAAELEARSKGRGPTALNLTEDPSRSEDYTDDGHGGDIPKDGYVSSLDRRRARMANLMYALFLLAGAGGAAYLGRNWDTEEEARLHPDVPSGWSFGLWYSRVKARFGDITSYYKDPAFPKLLPDEDPNLRQPYTLVLSLEDLLVHSEWSREHGWRVAKRPGVDYFLRYLNQYYELVLFTSVPSMMADQVLRKLDPFRIIRWPLFREATRYKDGEYIKDLSYLNRDLSKVILIDTKEEHARLQPENAIILNKWHGESKDKTLVALIPLLEYIAGMGVEDVRPVLKSFEGTDIPVEFAKREKAMRERFQKELGEEQQKRPKFSMGSLASAFGLKSTRTLDGETTPSEGLAQGKMLWDQIRERGQKNYEMMEKEIRENGEKWLAEMAAEEEKARQEQMNQMKGSLTSVFGAGKQ; this is encoded by the exons ATGCTTAGCCGTGCAGTATTGCCTCTGACGAGGCCCAACACCCTCGCCTCTGCGGTTCGTTTATCCGCCTTGCCAATTACCCACTCTCGGTGGTACGCAAAGAACAATAAACCCAAGGCTCCTTACAAGCTGCCCGAGTCTGTCAAGTCTCCCAAAGCCGACCAGTCTTCACAACAAGAGTATTCGGCCTCTCAAGCTGAATTCGACACCAATGCGGATGCACAAAGAAACACAGCCAACCAGACTGCCGAATCT GCCGAATCTAGCCAGACGGGTGCTGAGAAAGCTGCGCCCCAACAACCACTTCCCGACCTCACACAAGGCATTCCCTCCACCCTTGCCGCAGAATTAGAAGCTCGCTCGAAAGGCCGTGGACCGACTGCGCTGAATCTCACTGAAGATCCTTCCCGCTCCGAAGATTACACAGATGATGGCCACGGCGGCGATATTCCCAAGGATGGTTATGTCTCGTCTCTTGATCGCCGAAGGGCCCGGATGGCCAACCTCATGTATGCCCTTTTCCTGCTTGCGGGTGCAGGTGGTGCTGCCTATTTGGGGCGAAACTGGGATACTGAAGAGGAGGCGAGACTTCATCCGGATGTCCCCTCAGGCTGGAGTTTTGGGCTTTGGTACAGCCGCGTCAAAGCTCGCTTTGGCGATATCACCAGCTACTACAAAGACCCCGCTTTCCCGAAGCTGCTCCCTGACGAAGACCCCAATCTCCGCCAGCCCTACACTTTGGTGCTGAGTTTGGAAGATTTGCTTGTGCACAGTGAATGGAGCCGTGAACACGGATGGCGGGTTGCCAAGCGACCTGGAGTCGACTATTTCCTTCGCTACCTCAATCAGTACTACGAACTTGTTCTTTTCACCAGCGTTCCGAGCATGATGGCAGACCAGGTACTTCGCAAGCTCGATCCTTTCCGTATCATCCGCTGGCCATTGTTCAGGGAAGCCACTAGATACAAGGATGGAGAGTATATCAAG GACCTTTCCTATCTCAACCGTGATCTGTCCAAGGTTATCCTGATCGACACCAAGGAGGAACACGCCCGCCTGCAGCCCGAAAACGCTATCATCCTCAACAAGTGGCACGGCGAATCTAAGGACAAGACTTTGGTCGCTTTGATTCCTTTGCTTGAATACATTGCCGGTATGGGAGTGGAAGACGTTCGTCCTGTCCTGAAGTCGTTTGAGGGCACCGATATCCCCGTTGAGTTTGCCAAGCGTGAGAAGGCCATGCGGGAGCGGTTCCAGAAGGAGTTGGGCgaggagcagcagaagcGGCCCAAGTTTAGCATGGGCAGCTTAGCCTCTGCTTTTGGCTTGAAATCCACCCGAACCTTGGACGGTGAGACGACTCCATCTGAGGGTCTCGCCCAGGGTAAGATGCTCTGGGATCAGATCCGTGAGCGAGGTCAGAAGAACTACgagatgatggagaaggagatccgTGAGAACGGTGAGAagtggctggctgagatggccgccgaagaggagaaggctcGGCAGGAGCAGATGAACCAGATGAAGGGCTCTTTGACCAGCGTGTTCGGTGCTGGCAAGCAGTAA